In Zonotrichia albicollis isolate bZonAlb1 chromosome 9, bZonAlb1.hap1, whole genome shotgun sequence, the DNA window tgtgcCAAACATGCTGGGGATTGCCAATGAAATATGTAACTTCCAGTGCAAAAAGTACtaatgcagaaaaatattttaagtgtttaTACAACAGTTGATGCATTACTTGCTTTTTATTAGAaggtaaaataataattttggcACAGATTACAAAAAAAATGGGATGCTGAGTATCCCAAAATATGTAACTATGCTACCTTCCCATTTCAAGGAGAGATGTCCCAGCTGAGAACCCCTACAGCAATGCAGGTGCTGAGAtcagtgctctgtgctgtgagGCCCAGTGCTCACACACTCATAGCTGCACCTGAGTGCAGTACAAAACAGTGAGCCCTGCACCCAGGAGCAGTGGGACTCATGAGTATTAAGTTTGGTAAGGCAGGATATGCTCTCAGTGTACAAGAGCACAAGGTCACTCTGAATGGGGCCAAAAAACAAGCACTTGTGGAGTTAAGAGTGCAGTGAGGACAATTCCTACTAGCAGCTACACGCTAAGGAGAACATCCAAAAGGCTCCTGATATCCCTTTGATAAAATCCTGCACCTGTTTGTTTTATTGATAAACTAAAGGATTACATGTAAGCATGGTACAGATATATGCAGTACACACAGTTTGACTCTTCCTTTCACTTCAGTGTGCGACAGCTCCCTGatgatttgaaagaaaaaagtattattaaaagaagaaacttACCATAAATATGACGATGAGAATAAGACAGATCCCTACTATTATTAGGAAAGGGATTAAGTAGTACTCCAAAGGAAGACTGAACTCTGGGATTAACACAACATGGCCACTGTGGAGAGGAAGAGATAACACCTTCTAAATTAATGAGAACTTAATGAACAAGCTGACGAgcaaatacaataaaaaattttttaaaaagattgTCACACAAGACACAGGAACCCTACAGGAACCCTACCTGTGCACAGCAAGACAGAAAATTCAGTCCATACCCACACAATGTAAAGATAATTAAATAAAAGTATAAAACACTGTGTCTTAGAACATTTTTTGAGTTAAAACTATTTACTGACCTCAATCAAATCTAGAGAAACCAGGAAAACCACCTCATAGCTGCTTTGGCAGCAGAATGAAAAGAAAGTAACATGACTATCAAAACATACAGTGAAATTAATATTCACTAAAGCATTACAGGTTGCTCTCAGCCATAAGACTTCACCTGAAACACCTATAACCTCTGTCATCACAGCATCCTACTTTAAAGCCATAAATATTCCAAAGAGACAACAATTTAATGCAAGGAGTACACAGCTGCATGTGAGTTAACCTACCCTTTTTCATAAGTAAACTCCTCTTTAAGAGAATTAGCTGATGTCTCACCAATAAAGACAGAAGGAATGTCAATCTTCTTTAAAATCTCAACTGTATAAAAAAAGTAGGAAAGTAAAAGTATTATTATGTGGACAATCTATGGGTACTCAAGATACAAAACCTGAACATTATGAGACTATCACAACAGGAAGATATTCTAGCACAGTGACATCCAGCCCAACGCACATGCATGTTACAGCTTTACTTCATATAAGTACTATTATTTTTCCTACACAATTTCTAGGGAATTTATTGCAGgtagaaaaatttaaattccTAATGGGATAAAGGCAGCCTAAAACCAAAATATGTTGACAAAACAGGATCATAATTTTAACTAGAATACCATTCTTCACTCAGAGATTCAAGCAAGTCACATAGCTCCATTGATTTCCAGAATTTCGGGCAACTTACATGATTTTGTGAACTGGTTCTATAAGTTTTAATTAATCTGTCTTCCCTCCTTTTCACCCCAAACATAAATAAACATACTGGAAACAACTGTGGCTAGATAAGgtcagaaagaagaaagaagaaaatcaaaacatatTTCAGTCTCAAGAAACTGGATGAATTGTTGTCTTCTCTGTCTACCACTGAAGgcagaaataaaggaaaagttATCAAAAGATAAGTCACATATTCTAGCAAACCTTCTCCTCAGCTTCACATTGTATCGATTTGCCCCCTAATACTTCACATTTAAAGCTCAAAGTAACCTGAGTTTAGTCCATCTCAAAGCAGTCAGGTTCCCCAAGGCAAAAGCACACGTGGCTGAACGTCAGCTCACTCTATGAGGTCTGTGTGTGTTGGGAACTTGTTCTACATTTTGGTTACTCAGTGAAACCTGAAAATAAGATTCACATGGGTTGAGAATTCATTTAACCCACTTTCACATAACTGCCCAGACTACTCAGCTCCCACGTAGTTTGTCAAAGTTCACTCCTAGTTTACTCAATGGCATTTCCactgaaaaagaatttattctgctcttatttattttcttgttccATATTGAACAGGTTGAAAACTGAACAAAATAAATGCCACAAGGAAAGCAGTAACAGCACTAGAAACACAAAGCACATACCACAGAACAAAACTAGCACTCTGACTAGATTTCAAGATGTTCTAAACATATCCACTTCATGAAGGTTAAAACTGGAACAGTAACACAAGAATGGTAAATGGTGCACTGGTCTCTAAATACTCTCTTTCCAACTGAAAATTAGTGCAGGTGATATGCTAGAATCCATTTGTCCAGAGGAACAGGAAGATGCATCCAACAGTGCATCAACAAACTGGAATGACTATCACAGGTGAACTTCATGATCtaaagtcctttccaacctaaatggttctatgattctaaatACTAAAATGTCATATTATAAAGTTTGCTTTCCTTCCAAATGCACATTTTCTACTTTTCCACTTAACTAAGAATACATCAGCTATTTTCCACATAAGTAATATAAATCTAGCCCAGAACACTTGAACTGAAATTTgaagaaaaaccaaaagaaacgTTCAGAGAAGGCACAAGTCAATGTATTTGTTCTTACACAAAATTTCCTGTTATTATATCTTAAAAGCAAGAGGATTTatctgggttttttgtttagtttggttttggtttttgttcgTTTGTGGTGGTGGTTTTGTTGTTGATgttcttgttgtttttttggtggtgCTGCTGTTTCCAGTGGGTGAGATGATATTCAAACAGGAGAGAAGAAGTGATACCTGTACTTACTGTCGTTGGATCCCATGCTTATGAGGTCATCAGAATCAACATTGTGAACTATGGCTGCCTTGTATCCGGCTCTCTGGGCATTTAACACCTGTAAGCCACACAAAATGCTTACTGGAAAGACTATTGCTTCCAAACACAGTAGCCTGTCTGTGCTTTCTGAGATAAGATGCACTCCCACAAAGTGACTAACATGGACATAATTTGCACCTATAAACCATGTGTCACCTTTCAAAGCAAAATCATATAAAAATTGTTATACTCGGGTAAAAATTTCTTCAGAAAGCCATTTTAATATTGTCTTCACACAgactacatatatatatatcaaaaacagaattaaaaactttctacaaatagttaaaaatatttaatcataATTGAAAATAAAGGCACTAACTCACTTTGGTAATCTAGATATCACCACTTGAGAGTTCATCAAGTCAGATGAGTACTATCTTTTCTGTGCTTTAGAGATGTGGAATATCTCACCTGAAAACCCAGGTATAAGAAGCTCTCTCATGGAAAAGTGCAAAATTATAACTATAGGTACAAAATTATTAACATCCTGTGTACCAATTACATTTCTAATATAGACTCACCTTTTCACCAATACAAGGAAAACCCAGGGTCCATGTAAATGACATTTAGATGTTCAGAGAAGGGAATagagctggggcagggtctAAAGCACAAGGAGTGGCTGAAGGAGCttgggggctcagcctggagaaaaggaggctcatgGGTGACCTTCTCACTCTCCACAGCTCCAACAGGAAGGTTCAGCCAGGTGGGAATAGGGCTCTTGTCCCACGCAACCATCAGTAAGACAAGGGGACATAATctaaagctgtgccagggaaattcaggttggacatcaggaagactttcttcacagaaagggtgataaaaCATTGGAGATGGTagagtctccatccctggaggtgtttaacaAAAGCCTGGtcatggcactcagtgctctggtgTAGTTCACATAATGGTGTTTAGTCACAGGTAAGCCATTGGTTGGACTTGGTGAGCTCTGGTTTATCTGTCTGGAGACAATAAAATTCTCCCTTCCCTTCATATCCATATCTATTCCACTGTTAGCTATAGAATTTTTTCTGAAGCACCAATAAACTCTTTGAAACAGAGGGTGGGGGGAAAATCACATCTTACCTTGACATCAAAGTTGCACTCCAGCCTTCGGATTAACACAATAAAAGCACCAGAGGAGTTGTCTCTCAGTGGAGGTGGGGCTATAGGTTCACATGCATTCTCTGGTTTGGAATTTATTAGAAATCCCTAGAAAACAGGAGCAGAAAAAGAagtttcatttctttttaacaAAAGGGTCAGTAGTCAAGTATATGGAAAGAAAATGTCACATTTTCATACAATAGCTAAAAAAATTGTTATTATCAGCTCAGTCCTATACCATAGTAAGATTTCTGCTACTTCCCTGACTACATATTTTCATTTATCAGAATTTTTATATCTGTAACTAATTAGAAAGTTTAgaagaaaatacagtttttctAATCCCATCATACTGAGACTCTGCAGTgtaattcaagaaaaaaaaaagacagcatATATTACATTAATATAGTGTAACTATTGTTCGAGGACATATGAGACTAATACAGGAAACCACAAATACAATGGCCTAAGAAACACCAACACAAACTCAGCACTCGCCAATTAACAACAGAACACAAGCAAAGTTCCATCTATATGACTGACCTAGCATACGAAACAGTTGGTTTGCTATGGTAAGCAAAGATCACTCAATAAGCTATAGCTGAAAGCTTCAAGAAGTAGGAAACTCTGGCAACATCAACTTTGAAGCAATCTTTGAGTTTTTAGGCGGCTGAGATGGTAGCCTTCTGTCAGCAGTCTACAGCCACTTACTGTAGAATCTGACAAATAGTTTTTTACAACTTGCTTACTAATAAATCTTAATCACAACATCTGAAAGAGTATTTCATCCTATTGTAACAAATATCatagcatttttaaaaagtaattaaaatctTAATACAAAGAGAAAGTTTTAGTATAATATTCAATTCTAAAACTCCATCATTTCTACACATGTGATGACATCTGTCTTAATTAAGACACAGGGCTGTCTAAGAGTTAAAAAGGTCAGAATCAAAGCTCCTTATATCTATTTCTGGTGTATTAAATTGGCTCACTACTTGGGTCACTTAATCACCCTCTGATTCCCAATATAGTCAGTAAACAACTACACAGCTTTAACATACCTTCTCCCCATGATAACACTCACTGGGCATGGAAATGAAGCTTGCTTGAGGGAAATTGCACAGAAATTCCTGAGTTACAGGAATTCCTGCAGTACTTTACTACCCTTTGGGATTAAAAGGGCAACATGGAATTACAGAGCAGTCCACTCTTTCACCTTATCAccagctttttttcctttttttttccttgcatagGGGTTACGTTCAACACTGCAACATTAACAACGTTGCAGAGGCAGTTTTGGGGGCTCTAGAGGCTTACAGACAGAATAAACATAAAACAACTTCCTGCCCACACGGGCTATTCACGGTCTCCGTGGGGTTAATAAAATACAAACTCCCCTTCTCCAGAATTTGGAAGGTGGTCTGCCTGAATTTTTGTTTAAGAATTCTAAGCTGTAAAAGGAAACACAACTCAGTCATAAACCCTCATACATTGTCCAAAGGGAACAGCAAGATGAATCACTGCCACATGACTGATTCCATGTAGCCACTGCCACAGCAAAAAAGGTAAGGAAGCCTGAACTTCCCACAAGCCCTAAATTGCCTGGATGACCGGACACAACCTCCTTTCTCATGCACAAGTGTTTCAATTGCCAgagtgaaacagaaaatacattttatccAAAATGAACAAACTTACTGACACTGACTTGTACAAACGTGACTCTAAAGGAAACAAACGGTTCCTGTCACTGCAGAGCACCTCAGGTCAGGcagccagagagagagagacctTGCCCCTTGACGCTGAACTCAGCACAGCACACCAAAATGCATAATCTCAGCAACTACTTCCGTGAATGTGAAGACTAGAACTGAACTGGATATTCACCTGGCTTTTATGTACTTTTCTAAGCAACAGGCCTGTGACACTAGTCCACAGCATTAACATCACCAtaggaaatttatttttaaataatttagttTCTACCTCCTCTATCTTATATTACAGAGATAAAAGTTATGAATAAAAGCCTTTACACCAGTTACTACTGTCACCAGTGTATCTGGACAGCTACTACCTCAGCAGAACCCAGAAAGAGCAAAATGCGCCTTATCACTGCTGTCTAAGGAAGATGCATTTATTTAACCTCTCacagttctttcccattttattttcaaCTTCCTCTCTCTTCTGTTAGTTTCACTCAGTCCACCTACAGATCTTCCTGTCTTCCAAGTGAGTGTACTGACCACACTAAAGACATGAAAAGTATTTATCCTGCTGTAAAAGACATTCTTGCGGCTGTATTTCAGAAGACATCAAGTCTTCAAAATTTCTAATCCAGCACAAAATACTGATAAAGCCTAACCTGTATTCCCATGGCCATATCCATCTTGGACAGTTTTTGCATATTAATCCTTTTGCATGAAGTCAATacaatttttccctttccagatCCAGTAACATTTGCAAACCTTTACATCTTACTTCTGTCTTCTCTAATACTAGGTGACTTTTACAATTCCATATGATATAATATTTATACGTTTTTCCATGTCAATGAAGATGGGattaagaaaaattttaaaaataattaaaagccACCTGCATATTTTCTGCTACTTCAATAGATCAGCACTTCCTAGTGCCTTCTCTTGATATTATTATGACCAGTTTTCAAGTCACGGCCCAGCATCCCTACCCAACATGATGCTATTTCAAGAAGACACTCCAACAGATAAGTAACAAAAATGTATATGTGTATCTGCATTTTCCTCAAATATTGATACAGAGTAAAAAAAAGAGCTTGAGTGTAACCCACACCTTAAGGGGCACTGGGAGAATGGGGGGCCTTCTCACCTGCTACGGAGTGTGGACTGCAACTGAACGGAAAACATGTAAGGAGAGGGCACAGGATCAAtcacaatccctgccctggaccCCAGCACCGGGCACAGCCCacaggcaccactgcagagctgcagcccctgagctTCAGCaatgcaacaagagtagcaaaCAGCAGCTGTAACCTCCCAAAAAACTGAGCTACAGTTGCTTTATAGAGCATAATTACCCTGGGCCACACGCATCTCCCTTGCCATGCCACCCCTTCGCAGTGTGAAGGGGCTTCCCAATGTCGGACTGCAGGGAGACAGTGAATCTTCCAAACAGATTTTTCAAAAAACTGTATCACACAAAATTTAGTCTGTCTTCTGCTGATTCCAGTGCAAGGTAACTGACATCATGTACCAGTATTGCCatcaaaacacagaaaacagtGGTCTATCAAACTTCTTAGTAAGATTTCCattatttatctatttttaatatatttgatAAAAATTCTAGCAAAATCTCCTTAAGCAGACAAAGATTACCAAATTTCACTTCTTTGCAAAAGAATCTGCCTTTTCACAGACAACATCAGATCCTTtgcttatttgttttatttgagCAGTTGATTAAtaatttctgtctttatttttcctttgcactacattcctttaatttttatcttttttatctTGCAGAGGAAATGCTCAGCAGATACAGTTCTCTTTAAACATATTCAACATTCAAATTCAATCTAGCACTTCCCAATCAAATCTGTCATTATGTCGAACCCTTTGTGCCTCACACTGAGTGCCAAAAAGGATTGTGGGGGTTTTACCCCACCCAGCCCTCAAGCCCCTtgcagctgctcactcactcactcccccACCCACAGCATCAGGGAGGGAATTGGAAGGGTAGAAGCTAAAGAACCTGTGGGTCCAGACAGAGACAGGGTAAtaagaaaagcaaaagccacacacacaagccaaggaaaataaagaacaaattGGCTTCCTCCATAGGCAGGCAGGTGTTGCAGGGCCCCATCACACACAgcagtgacttgggaagacaaacaccataCTCAAAAGGCCTTTCTCTTTCTTGCCCCCAGTTCATATACTGAGCATGATGCCACAGGGTCTGCAATGCCCCTTTGATCATTTTGGCtcctctgtcctggctgtgcctcctGCCAGCCTGCCATGCACTCCCACCTTCCTCACCAGCACGGCAGCAGGTGGGAGCaaacaggccttggctgtgggGGCACTGCCCAGGAGCAACAAAATCACCTCTGTAAACcaaccctgtgctcagcacaaagcCAAAACACAGCTCCATACCAGacacaggaagaaaataaactttaaaaagcactatatatatatatatatatatatatatatatacacacacacacatatgggTTTTTTACCTTCAAGCCTTCTGCTGGCAGTCTGTAGCCAAATCTAGCAGGTAGATCATCAAATGTCTGGGTTCCATTTTCAAGGTTATActaagagaaataatttttttaaaaaattaggtTTGCAACAAGACAAATAGTTAACTAgtataaacaaaaccaaatatcACTGTGTATTTTTTTAGATTAAAGTATTTATCAGACATAGGACATCTTGTGACCATGTCAATGAAATCACAAAACTGCTGATTCCACCTGTCTTCTACTCACAtgttaaaataattcttttcttATCTAGCTGTCAAAACAAGAAAGTAAGTAATAGATATTTTGTTGAACTATTTACATGGcaaatctttctttttactgtATAAAATTCAAATACTATCATATGTGCACAGCAGAAACTACAAACAAACCAAGCAAGCAAAAATCTGAAGAGCGGGGACACTTGGATGTGGAGTTTTCTTTGGATGGTAGTGGATGGATGGTAGTTTTGCCCTGAATTCATCTGTGTACAGGGAAAGCAAACTTTTAAGAGTTGCTTTACTGTAGCCTCCATATGCCATCCCTTCCCAATTCCCTACCATACATTCAGAATAGTTGCTGACAAGTATCTCTAGTTTTGTTTTATAATAACTATGAGTTTTAATTTTAAGATAGAGGAATACTGTAAAAGGCCCTAAATACGTGCAAGCTTTGTTTCTCCTTTCTTAGTTCATCTTCTCTGGCTGTATAACATGCCAAACCAACACAgaattcaaacagaaaaaaatactgtgtATTTATGGcacattttttaattaaaaaaaaaagtttcctgCAAAAGTGGTGAAGTCTACAGTTAACAGACTTGAACATGCATCAGTTGTTGTATTAAACAGCTTGGTGAGTCAGAAATGTTTGTCTATTCATCGTATCATCCAACTGTCACACAGAACAGCCCAGTAAGGATCCTGTTTGTTTCAGAGGGATGTTTCCAACCAGCCAGGCTTGGACAGGGGAGTTCAAACTTCAGTTCAGAGAAAAACACTGCCGTGATTTAGCTGAAGTCTTCCAAAGGAGCAATGTTTGGAAAGAGCTTTCTTCCCACAGACTTTGAGGGGAAAGAGGTAGGAATGGAGCCAAATTTCAAAGAAGTTTCTTTATTCTATGTAACCAATGTGCCCCACACAATCTCTCCTCCTGACCTTCCATCAGAGAGCACCAGTGCACCATCTTCCATTCACCTTCTTCAGAATGTCCTGAGCTCAGGCTACTGCCAGTTTGCCCTTGAATCACTTGACAAGCCCCAGCTTAAGCCAGGAGTTTGACACAAGCCTATTTCTTTTTacccctttttaaaaaaataaccaatCCTGTCTCACATAACAGCACTTTAAATAGACATGATCCTTTGAGGCTGCAACTATATGAGAACATAGAAGCATAAGATCACTCCTAAATgtaaagggaaaagaagaaCTTCTTTCCTTGGTAGGAACCCAAAACTTTGGCCAGAGTTTTGCTAACAAATGGTTAATCATTAAATGGTGAAATCTCTCAAGACTGTGAGTGATCTGTGCACCAGCAATTCCATGTGACACAATGCAAACATTCCCTCTTCTGAGCATCTTTTAAGCATTCCACTGGCTCCTTTGTACAGCAGTTTAGTATCTAGTTCATCTCTTAGTTTCTTACTTCAAGATATTCTCAGAATAAATCTGCAACTTCCAAATATCTAAGAATAAAACACACTTCATTTTTATACAGTATTGTTTTAGAATACTACACACAAAGCTTAAATAGGAAAAGAACCCCAACTATATTTCCAAAGtgctctgtttttcttttttgaggtTGGGGTgagttgtttgttttcttttaaggaaCTTTTCTAAGAGAGGAAGAAGCAAGAATGAGTTAGGTTTTTATAAAAAGAGGAAGCTCAGACTTGGTGACAGAGAaaagaggggaaagggaaaTTGTGCTTACAgtaaaaagtttaaaatttcACAATAAAATTATCACATCAGTGCCATGATAAAGCGATTATCTTTCTGCATtgtttctgtgtattttttcttcaaaaagttTTTACAGAATAGTATCAACTGATTCATTAATGGAACAGTTGAAGAGATAATTCAATATCATAGACATTTCATCCATGTACAAAAGTATTATTATACTTACTGCTAAAATATCTGCCTCCACAGGTAAAAGATTCAGGAAGGCAAACAACTGCACAGTCACAATAGTGTATATCTGAGTGGCAGACAACATCAGCATTCCTATTGATAACAGCATATTTTATTCAATACCTGCAAGAAAAGAATCAGAGTCAAGGCACACATCAAATACTTTCCTCTGTCATTTTACAGGACTCTTGGTCACTTAAAACTCTTCATATGCAAAATATTATTCAATGTATACCTTTGAGAAACAAGTAATCTTAAAGTTATAGGGTTATTTTAGAAGTTCCTTTTGCTAGAAGCATGTCCCTCCATGGGAGTGACAGCATGCATAAACAACAAAAACTGTAAGAGCAAGACTTGAAAAGGCTTCAGGCACCACAAAGCAATGCAAGGGGTACAAAGGGATGATCATTCACATCACATTAATCATCCTTAGACACTTCATTTTAAACTTCTCTTCTTCTAGCACAAATCCAAATCAGCAAAATTCCTGATGTACCTTGAAAAATTCCGCTAAAAGTAGGGATTCCAAAAATACACTTGCAAAAGCAATGTGATACCAACTTGAAGGAACTTGAGATTTCTCTCAGGCTTAGCTACACCATGACTGTGGGCAAGCAACCTCTTAAGAATACAGAAAGCACAAAGTATCTTACTCCCTTTACAAAAGCTCACACCAAAACATGATCAAGCTAGAAAACCTCACATCCAGAATTTAAATAAACATGCTCCACTATACCTCATACTCAGAGTACAAAACAAGCACCAACGAAGTGCTACATTCAGAGGGAAATATAACCACTTTCACTCCTGAATGTAAGAGAATTGTAGGGTCCACAGCTGAATGTCTCTAGAGATTCTTCCAGCCTCAAAATAAGAAATGACTGAAAATTACCTAAAATAGCTGTAACACAAAACAATGGGCCCATTTCTGGGTCCAACATAGCtataagaattaaaataattaacagACAAGTTGCAAAAGTGCACAGTATGCACTTAATGTAATTATCTGAACATCTGGATCTCCACTAACTTCTTTTACTGGAGTAATTAATAAAGTACTTCTCAAAAAATTCTATTAAGTCATACAAAATGTTAACTGAAACAATTTTTTGTCAAAAACCTCCAAACTGTGGCTTCTTATACAATTGCTTTCATGtgaatttgttttcatttgattGTAGCTATTTATTCTGAAAACTATTGACTTAACTGAGAAATCACAGCCAacactactactactactttctttttcagaaTCAAGAAAAACCTAAGAATTCCTGTCCTTCTGACCTACCCTTCATGGGTTTTTCAACAAAAAGCATTGTCCCATAATGTGGGGCTCTCAACATTAATTAAAGCAAATACCAGAGAGATAAACTTGATTTAAGCTAACATGAAGATAACTAGAATTTATTATTAGTATTTGGAGGAAACAGCTGATACTGATACTTTCAACTGTAGTATTGAAAGTTTTGTCACTCTGTTCTCCAAAACTGATATGACATTAACAACTCTTAATGTTGTTAATTAACAACATGATTCCAACTTGACCAGAATCAGACATATAATGCTTTGTGAAATTTTCAACTGGTTCACAGAAATGAAGTTACACTCACAGGAAAGAAATAGTAGTGAGTTACACAACTAATGAACTTTTATTACTAAATTAAGATTTATCCCATTCTCTCATCAGCCTGCCCTAAAAAAGAGGACATCAGTGAAACTGGGAGGATAAAAGAACCATTGTTTCAAATACACAGCCATTTTTACTATGACAGAAACAACAATACACTTGAAGCTACCAGAGCACTTTAACCAACACAGTAAGTccagcacagagaaaagcacTAAAGAGTATTAAGCAAGCTTAGAAAACACAAGAATTACAGCGGTCCTTGCAAACAAAATGCATATACAGTGCACCCTTCCCCATCAAAGTTACATGTACACAAATTCTTCTGTGCTCAGGATCTGACGTCTCAGATGCAAGCCAAAAAGCCTTACaattcctgaaattccatgGCTCTTTGGAAAGCATGCCCCTCTCAGCTGAGGGAGGCAGCTCAGAGCACACAGAAATGCAGGTGTGTGGAAAAGGGCTCTACTGTAAACTAAACAAAACCAGATCAACCTGACTCTGCAGTAACCTTCCACGCTTCACACTTGATTTACCAGTGCGTATAGACAAAGTTGTCCTTAAATAACTTTGGGTATTTCTTTGCACTCTCCATGCTAGAACACACAAACCGAACTGTGCCTGAGGTGCTGCATCCCTCTGTCATGGATCTGAAATGAGGAGGGGAAAACGTGGGGTGTGCTGGACCAGCACAGCTATGAGCAGCAAAACACCCCTGCAGCAAAAACACACCAAGCACATATAAGATAAGGTCACAAATGCATTGCACAACTCAGAGACACAGACAAGAACTTTCATAGCTTTGGGCAAATGTTCACAGGTCAGGCTTCACAAACTACACCTAAATATGAAATTTTTAGATATTTGTATCTCAATCAACTC includes these proteins:
- the RNF13 gene encoding E3 ubiquitin-protein ligase RNF13, yielding MLLSIGMLMLSATQIYTIVTVQLFAFLNLLPVEADILAYNLENGTQTFDDLPARFGYRLPAEGLKGFLINSKPENACEPIAPPPLRDNSSGAFIVLIRRLECNFDVKVLNAQRAGYKAAIVHNVDSDDLISMGSNDIEILKKIDIPSVFIGETSANSLKEEFTYEKGGHVVLIPEFSLPLEYYLIPFLIIVGICLILIVIFMITKFVQDRHRARRNRLRKDQLKKLPVHKFKKGDEYDVCAICLDEYEDGDKLRILPCSHAYHCKCVDPWLTKTKKTCPVCKQKVVPSQGDSDSETDSSQEENEVSENTPLLRPLASVSTQSFGALSESHSHQNMTESSEYEEDDNDNVDSSDAENGMNEESVVVQLQPSEDREYRVANTV